One stretch of Arthrobacter polaris DNA includes these proteins:
- a CDS encoding CrcB family protein: MSQPFLRPRALALVALGGTLGAATREALVLTVPDAGHLPWAIMVANVAGAFLLGLLYSALNRHDAQGIRAPRIPGNSAPVSLRRSRRLRLLLGTGXCGGFTTYSTLAVGVVLLSDSSGMVWAGAYALGTVXAGALATWTGIAIGSGALGIGEQRPSSIPVREQQSQDPRAQPQGLQAEESQMGRLQDGGQGGQEL; this comes from the coding sequence GTGAGCCAACCGTTCCTGCGCCCACGGGCCCTGGCACTTGTGGCTCTGGGCGGTACCCTAGGTGCCGCTACTCGTGAAGCACTTGTCCTCACCGTGCCCGACGCCGGCCACCTGCCGTGGGCGATCATGGTGGCGAACGTTGCTGGTGCGTTCTTGCTGGGACTGCTTTATTCCGCCCTCAACCGCCATGACGCCCAAGGCATCCGTGCACCTCGCATCCCCGGCAACAGTGCACCTGTGAGCCTGCGGCGTAGCCGACGGCTACGTTTATTGCTGGGAACAGGTNTTTGTGGAGGCTTCACAACCTACAGCACACTTGCCGTGGGCGTTGTGCTGCTGTCGGACTCCTCAGGCATGGTTTGGGCTGGCGCCTATGCCTTGGGCACAGTTNTTGCTGGCGCTCTCGCCACGTGGACCGGCATCGCCATAGGCTCCGGTGCACTAGGCATCGGCGAACAACGGCCCTCCAGCATCCCGGTTAGGGAGCAACAATCTCAGGATCCACGGGCGCAGCCGCAGGGCCTACAGGCTGAAGAGTCTCAGATGGGACGGCTACAGGATGGCGGTCAGGGAGGGCAGGAGCTGTGA
- the gcvH gene encoding glycine cleavage system protein GcvH yields MSNIPADLSYTAEHEWVLTPTAEGVVRVGITDFAQDALGDVVYVQMPEAGTDVTAETVVGEVESTKSVSDIYAPLTGKVTARNEALDTDPALINSDPYGAGWLIEITLADVASYSSLLSAEDYXEKVG; encoded by the coding sequence ATGAGCAACATTCCCGCAGACCTGTCCTACACTGCAGAGCACGAGTGGGTTTTGACACCCACAGCTGAGGGAGTTGTGCGTGTAGGCATCACTGATTTTGCCCAAGACGCGTTGGGCGACGTGGTGTATGTGCAGATGCCTGAGGCAGGCACCGATGTCACGGCCGAGACTGTGGTGGGCGAGGTTGAATCGACCAAAAGTGTCAGCGACATTTATGCGCCACTAACTGGTAAGGTCACCGCGCGCAATGAGGCCTTGGATACGGATCCGGCACTGATAAATTCAGATCCCTACGGCGCAGGCTGGCTGATTGAAATCACCCTTGCCGATGTGGCCAGCTACAGTTCACTACTTAGCGCGGAGGACTACCANGAAAAGGTAGGCTAG
- a CDS encoding MerR family transcriptional regulator, which produces MTGAVVPSAGLSAGSQGLLFTEDLPVLDEYAGYRGPTACKAAGITYRQLDYWARTGLVEPAVRGAAGSGSQRLYGFRDILVLKVVKRLLDTGVSLQQIRTAVEHLRERGVEDLAQITLMSDGASVYECTSADEVIDLVQGGQGVFGIAVGRVWREVEGSLAALPSEHAAVTTFSDDELSKRRHSRKIS; this is translated from the coding sequence TTGACGGGCGCCGTTGTCCCCAGCGCTGGTTTGAGCGCAGGTTCGCAGGGATTACTATTCACGGAGGATCTGCCCGTCCTTGATGAGTACGCAGGCTACCGAGGCCCTACAGCGTGTAAGGCTGCCGGAATCACCTACCGCCAACTCGATTACTGGGCCCGTACAGGCTTGGTAGAGCCCGCCGTTCGCGGAGCAGCAGGTTCAGGTTCACAGCGTCTCTATGGATTCCGTGACATTTTGGTCCTGAAAGTTGTCAAACGGCTTTTAGACACTGGCGTATCCTTGCAGCAAATCCGCACCGCTGTTGAGCACCTGCGCGAGCGTGGCGTTGAAGACCTGGCGCAAATCACGCTGATGAGTGACGGCGCCTCAGTCTATGAGTGCACATCCGCTGATGAAGTCATCGATCTTGTCCAAGGCGGCCAAGGCGTCTTTGGAATTGCTGTAGGCCGTGTCTGGCGCGAAGTTGAAGGCAGCCTTGCTGCATTGCCCAGCGAACACGCTGCCGTGACAACCTTTAGCGACGACGAACTGAGCAAACGCCGTCACTCCCGCAAAATTTCCTAA
- the crcB gene encoding fluoride efflux transporter CrcB, with protein MTPLVFAAVALAGGLGAAARFALDGTIGSRLHTVXPWATFMINTSGSLVLGLVTALAAGHLLPRNWXLILGTGFLGGYTTFSTTSYETVRLLGERRYGTSLANTLGTLAAAVGAAGLGYWAGSLF; from the coding sequence GTGACCCCGCTGGTATTCGCCGCCGTAGCTCTGGCCGGTGGCCTGGGTGCCGCTGCACGGTTTGCCCTCGATGGCACCATTGGCAGCCGTTTGCACACCGTTNTTCCGTGGGCCACCTTCATGATCAACACCTCAGGTTCATTAGTGCTTGGGCTCGTGACGGCCTTAGCTGCAGGGCACCTACTCCCCAGGAATTGGNCACTGATCTTGGGCACCGGTTTCCTGGGTGGTTATACCACTTTCAGTACCACCAGCTATGAAACCGTGCGTCTACTGGGTGAGCGTCGCTATGGGACATCACTAGCGAACACGCTAGGAACACTTGCCGCGGCGGTGGGTGCTGCCGGGTTGGGTTATTGGGCTGGTTCACTCTTCTAG
- a CDS encoding GNAT family N-acetyltransferase → MVLFWLENGGFLSEQHFQELTNVWRDSIEATHHFLSLAAIDRLEPLIRGHYLPNLRIQVAERNGCTLGFIGMDKQNGQAEWTXRQVVMLFVANEARSRGLGSKLLEWAKQQYSRLSLDVNEQNSRTAEFYIR, encoded by the coding sequence GTGGTCCTATTTTGGCTGGAAAATGGTGGGTTTCTAAGCGAACAACATTTCCAAGAGCTCACCAACGTATGGCGAGATTCTATCGAGGCTACCCACCATTTTCTGTCCTTGGCGGCCATCGACAGGCTTGAGCCGTTGATCAGGGGACACTACCTGCCCAACCTGAGGATCCAGGTAGCCGAACGCAACGGCTGCACTCTGGGCTTCATCGGAATGGACAAGCAGAATGGACAAGCGGAATGGACAAGNCGCCAAGTAGTCATGCTNTTTGTTGCTAACGAGGCCCGGTCCCGGGGTCTAGGCAGCAAACTCTTAGAGTGGGCAAAACAGCAGTACTCACGTCTTTCCCTTGATGTGAACGAACAAAATTCTCGAACAGCCGAGTTCTACATCAGATGA
- a CDS encoding universal stress protein encodes MQQPYILAGVIPGQSTTVVAQAAALAATLXATLICAYADPSRYPVTESPDGTVTSAPVDPDFIDDAEPSFPSRLATSLESLFASLEVPGKHLPWHPXLLAGDPAQALGHCAETLXAAMIVVGTHGDTHTALREIMHHSVAFQLARKQSCPVLVIPTHHGSATQVRL; translated from the coding sequence ATGCAACAGCCATACATCCTAGCCGGCGTCATACCGGGGCAGTCCACTACTGTAGTGGCGCAGGCTGCCGCGCTAGCGGCTACATTGNGCGCTACGCTAATCTGCGCCTACGCAGATCCGTCCCGCTATCCTGTTACCGAGTCCCCTGATGGGACGGTCACCTCAGCTCCTGTGGACCCTGATTTTATTGACGACGCCGAACCCTCCTTCCCTTCCCGGCTCGCCACCTCGCTGGAGAGCCTGTTCGCTTCCCTGGAGGTCCCAGGGAAACATTTGCCGTGGCATCCCNTATTGCTCGCCGGTGACCCCGCCCAAGCGCTGGGCCACTGCGCCGAAACACTCNAAGCAGCCATGATTGTGGTCGGCACCCACGGCGACACTCACACCGCCTTACGTGAGATCATGCACCACTCGGTGGCATTCCAACTGGCCCGTAAACAGTCATGTCCGGTTTTGGTGATACCTACGCATCATGGGTCAGCAACGCAGGTTCGCCTGTGA
- a CDS encoding GlsB/YeaQ/YmgE family stress response membrane protein — MGFIGWIILGLIAGAIAKAIKPGEQGGGWLATLLLGVVGAILGGWIGSAVFGVGINSFWSLSTWLLAIVGSLIVLVLWGLLTRKRA; from the coding sequence ATGGGTTTCATTGGTTGGATCATTTTGGGTCTGATTGCCGGCGCGATTGCGAAAGCGATTAAGCCTGGGGAGCAAGGTGGCGGCTGGCTCGCTACGTTGCTGCTTGGAGTAGTCGGTGCCATCTTGGGTGGCTGGATTGGGAGTGCAGTGTTCGGTGTTGGTATCAACTCGTTCTGGTCGCTTTCAACTTGGCTGCTCGCGATTGTTGGTTCGTTGATCGTCCTGGTTCTTTGGGGATTGTTGACGCGCAAGAGGGCTTAA
- a CDS encoding lysoplasmalogenase family protein, producing the protein MTAVPSTSMTGTRPLWWXFVPYMVLSLVHVASLAIDVVAVAEPSKLLLMPALALALLWGGTHSGYRAGSVLLLVAILSSWLGDGAGSFFPFAPTLPLMLLFFAVGHLCYMRAFWQYLSFRGLPRWALAYALWWVVLLVYLWPRAGGLALAVAAYGLVLGGTAVLATRCHRVIICGSVLFLASDTILAFRIFALELMPAWTSPLVMLTYTLGQGLIIAGALITLRTRSR; encoded by the coding sequence ATGACAGCTGTACCCAGTACGTCCATGACAGGAACCCGTCCGCTGTGGTGGNGGTTCGTGCCGTATATGGTTCTCTCCTTAGTCCACGTTGCGAGCTTGGCAATTGATGTTGTAGCTGTTGCTGAGCCGAGCAAGCTTCTGCTCATGCCAGCACTGGCCCTGGCACTTCTCTGGGGTGGCACTCACTCTGGCTACCGTGCCGGTTCCGTTCTTCTCTTAGTGGCCATCTTGTCCTCGTGGCTGGGCGACGGCGCGGGCAGCTTCTTCCCCTTCGCCCCTACCCTCCCACTGATGCTTCTGTTCTTTGCTGTGGGGCATCTTTGCTATATGCGGGCATTTTGGCAGTATTTATCCTTCAGAGGACTGCCGCGGTGGGCGCTTGCCTACGCACTGTGGTGGGTAGTGCTACTTGTCTACTTGTGGCCTAGGGCAGGTGGGCTGGCCTTGGCGGTGGCAGCCTACGGTTTAGTCCTGGGCGGAACCGCAGTTCTGGCTACCCGCTGCCATCGGGTCATTATCTGTGGCAGCGTGCTCTTCTTGGCTTCTGACACCATCTTGGCTTTCCGTATCTTTGCTCTTGAACTCATGCCCGCTTGGACCAGTCCGCTGGTCATGCTGACGTACACCTTGGGACAGGGTCTGATCATTGCCGGGGCACTGATCACCCTGCGCACACGATCTCGTTAG
- a CDS encoding ParA family protein, translating to MQVVSISSLKGGVGKTSVTLGLASAALAAGIPTLVIDLDPHADATTGLGVSARDQLDIGQLIKXARKADLAANVVPSGWLSAHQGDGVSIPTLDVAMGSAFSGIYDRPDLGKRDLRRLATILTNADRDKTAPYQLVLIDCPPSLNGLTRMAWTASSRVLMVAEPGLFSVAGTQRTLRAIELFRTEFAPALVPAGIVANRVRTGSNEHAYRLAEMKTMFGELLLSPTIPEQANWQQIQGAAHPVHQWPGXSAKNASALFDRLLDSVLNQSATRSRLYRG from the coding sequence GTGCAAGTAGTGAGTATCAGCAGCCTCAAGGGCGGCGTGGGCAAGACCTCAGTCACACTTGGCTTGGCCTCGGCAGCATTGGCTGCCGGCATCCCCACCTTGGTGATCGATTTGGATCCACACGCCGATGCCACCACCGGTCTCGGTGTTAGTGCGCGCGATCAACTAGACATTGGACAGTTGATCAAANATGCCCGCAAGGCAGATCTGGCAGCCAATGTTGTCCCCAGCGGATGGCTTTCTGCGCACCAGGGCGACGGCGTAAGTATCCCAACCCTTGATGTTGCCATGGGTTCTGCCTTCAGCGGGATATACGACCGCCCAGATCTTGGCAAGCGTGATCTTCGCCGCCTCGCCACCATCCTCACCAACGCCGACCGCGACAAAACAGCGCCATATCAGCTGGTGCTCATCGACTGCCCGCCGTCCCTGAACGGTCTGACACGTATGGCGTGGACAGCAAGTAGCCGCGTGCTGATGGTGGCTGAGCCGGGGCTATTCTCCGTGGCGGGTACGCAGCGAACACTGCGGGCCATTGAACTGTTCCGCACCGAATTTGCGCCAGCACTTGTCCCAGCGGGCATTGTGGCTAACCGGGTCCGCACGGGTTCCAATGAGCACGCCTACCGCTTGGCCGAAATGAAGACCATGTTTGGCGAGCTGCTCCTCTCGCCCACTATTCCAGAGCAGGCCAACTGGCAGCAGATACAAGGCGCGGCTCATCCTGTCCACCAGTGGCCCGGGNATTCGGCCAAGAACGCCTCAGCGCTCTTTGACCGGCTGCTCGACTCGGTGCTGAACCAAAGCGCCACCCGGAGCCGGCTCTACCGAGGCTAA
- a CDS encoding MerR family transcriptional regulator, which yields MDVQATSRRPGAQAVLNIGEVLAQLCADFPSVTASKIRXYEEKGLIAPQRTPAGYRQFRESDVERLRFVLGLQRDHYLPLKVIGEYLGAIDQGLTPENLPPGVSIAPRMVSVERALELKGRARRLTPEQLLVESGSGPELYQSMLSYGLIEVHDGTFDEHALKVAQACTSLAAHGLEPRHLRPFQAAAEREFGLVERAVGPVSSRKDGTSALRAAETAREIAELCLSLHSALVHARIAGMETS from the coding sequence GTGGATGTACAAGCCACCAGCCGGCGCCCTGGTGCCCAGGCCGTCCTGAATATTGGTGAAGTTTTGGCGCAGTTGTGCGCTGATTTCCCATCAGTGACGGCGTCTAAAATTCGCTTNTATGAAGAAAAGGGCTTGATCGCTCCGCAACGCACCCCTGCTGGCTACCGGCAGTTCCGGGAGTCAGACGTGGAACGCCTGCGGTTTGTTTTGGGCCTGCAACGTGACCATTACCTGCCACTGAAGGTCATTGGCGAGTACCTCGGTGCTATTGACCAGGGCCTTACCCCGGAAAACCTGCCNCCGGGCGTCAGTATTGCCCCGCGGATGGTCTCCGTCGAACGTGCCCTGGAACTTAAAGGCAGAGCGCGAAGGTTGACACCGGAGCAACTCCTTGTTGAATCTGGTTCGGGACCGGAGCTGTACCAGAGCATGCTCAGCTACGGCTTGATCGAAGTTCACGACGGCACCTTTGACGAACACGCCTTGAAAGTGGCGCAAGCCTGTACCTCATTGGCTGCGCATGGTCTTGAGCCGCGGCACCTGCGCCCATTCCAGGCAGCGGCAGAACGAGAATTTGGCTTAGTCGAACGCGCAGTGGGGCCCGTTTCATCACGCAAGGACGGCACCTCGGCACTGCGAGCGGCCGAGACGGCGCGCGAAATTGCTGAGCTCTGCCTGAGCTTGCACAGTGCCTTGGTACATGCCCGTATCGCCGGCATGGAAACATCATGA
- a CDS encoding FHA domain-containing protein yields the protein MVDRGNDAGVNDQASSQDQPGVSDTTSIQLPPVQSGPSTVPVLAHDEQNAVNSLPAGSALLIAHVGPNAGARFLLDSEVTTAGRHPDADIFLDDVTVSRRHVNFMKYAGGFEVIDAGSLNGTYVNGDRVDAVRLRTGNEVQIGKFRLTYYYSPNEGASSDDSAADS from the coding sequence ATGGTTGACAGGGGTAACGACGCCGGGGTGAATGATCAGGCGAGCTCCCAAGATCAGCCCGGTGTATCAGATACAACCTCGATTCAGCTCCCACCGGTCCAATCTGGGCCCTCAACGGTGCCAGTTTTGGCGCACGACGAGCAAAACGCTGTGAATTCGCTTCCCGCGGGTTCAGCGCTTCTCATCGCGCACGTGGGGCCGAACGCGGGTGCACGGTTCTTGCTCGACAGTGAGGTCACAACGGCTGGGCGCCACCCTGACGCGGACATCTTCTTAGATGACGTCACGGTGTCTCGCAGGCACGTGAATTTCATGAAGTACGCTGGCGGATTTGAAGTGATCGATGCTGGCAGCCTTAACGGTACTTATGTTAATGGGGACCGNGTAGATGCTGTGCGCTTGCGCACAGGCAACGAAGTTCAGATCGGCAAGTTCCGCCTGACCTACTACTACAGCCCCAATGAGGGTGCAAGCTCCGACGACTCCGCAGCGGATTCCTAA
- a CDS encoding bifunctional nuclease family protein, whose translation MIEVKIIGVRIEMPSNQPLVLLRELLGERHIPIWIGAAEATAIALAEQGVVPPRPLTHDLLCGVVLALGHTIVRVNLTKVEEGVFYAELVFDNGTTIGSRASDAIAIAQRAQCPIWAAETLVDEAGVIIGGHDEDGNERAVADDEAKEREVRQFREFLNDVEPEDFEK comes from the coding sequence ATGATTGAAGTCAAGATCATTGGCGTGCGTATAGAGATGCCATCCAACCAGCCCCTGGTGTTACTGCGCGAACTTTTAGGNGAGCGTCATATTCCTATCTGGATAGGTGCTGCCGAAGCCACGGCAATAGCCCTAGCGGAACAAGGTGTTGTGCCGCCGCGCCCACTCACCCACGACTTGCTCTGTGGTGTAGTGCTGGCCCTTGGACACACTATTGTCCGGGTGAACTTGACGAAAGTTGAAGAAGGCGTGTTTTATGCGGAACTTGTNTTTGACAACGGAACAACTATCGGTTCACGCGCCTCTGACGCCATCGCCATTGCCCAACGGGCACAATGCCCGATCTGGGCGGCTGAGACTCTCGTGGATGAAGCCGGAGTTATTATAGGTGGCCACGACGAGGACGGTAATGAGCGCGCCGTTGCCGACGACGAAGCCAAAGAACGTGAGGTTCGTCAATTTCGGGAATTCCTCAATGATGTCGAACCAGAGGATTTTGAGAAATAA
- a CDS encoding SMP-30/gluconolactonase/LRE family protein produces the protein MFHVSTLAEENHGKQQVIATGIGXGESARWHGGRFWFADWKQHTLHALDPDGTEHQRFEVPSYPITFDWLPDGELLVVSGTAGELLTLTPAGDFAHVATLAELSATPWNEIVTRGDHVYVNCIGYAYPGPAQDLGLIALLVPGGEATLVAEGLAFPNGMVVTDDGGTLVVAESNAGCLTAFDIGGDGALSNRRVWAAVPGSAPDGICVGAGGIWYADVPNQCCVLVARGGEVLRIIELEQGCFSCAVGGEDASTLLVMAADWPGLMEPGAATTGRAVAIHLDNIER, from the coding sequence TTGTTCCACGTTTCAACACTCGCTGAGGAGAATCATGGAAAACAGCAGGTTATCGCCACGGGGATTGGTATNGGGGAGTCGGCGCGCTGGCACGGAGGGCGCTTTTGGTTCGCCGACTGGAAGCAGCACACCCTCCATGCTCTTGACCCTGACGGAACCGAGCATCAGCGCTTCGAGGTGCCGTCCTACCCCATTACCTTTGACTGGCTTCCCGACGGGGAGTTATTAGTTGTTTCAGGCACCGCTGGTGAGTTACTGACGCTGACNCCTGCCGGCGATTTTGCCCACGTAGCCACGCTCGCTGAACTCTCTGCCACTCCCTGGAACGAAATTGTCACCCGTGGTGACCACGTTTATGTCAATTGCATTGGCTATGCCTACCCTGGCCCGGCCCAGGATCTGGGGTTGATTGCCTTGCTGGTGCCAGGNGGCGAGGCAACGCTCGTAGCAGAAGGCCTCGCCTTCCCAAACGGGATGGTGGTGACTGACGACGGCGGCACCTTAGTTGTTGCCGAATCTAACGCCGGGTGTTTGACGGCCTTCGATATTGGAGGCGACGGAGCTCTGAGCAACCGGCGGGTGTGGGCTGCTGTCCCTGGTAGTGCNCCCGATGGGATTTGCGTAGGTGCCGGTGGTATCTGGTACGCCGATGTACCTAACCAGTGCTGTGTACTGGTGGCCCGCGGCGGTGAAGTGCTGCGGATCATTGAACTCGAACAAGGCTGTTTTTCCTGTGCAGTGGGTGGAGAGGACGCCAGCACATTGCTGGTTATGGCCGCTGACTGGCCTGGGTTGATGGAACCGGGTGCTGCTACTACTGGGCGGGCGGTAGCAATCCACCTGGATAATATTGAGCGTTGA
- a CDS encoding DUF2254 domain-containing protein: protein MKGSIRAAVHAARDAFRAQLWPIPLMGVVLALLAGILLPYLDASVDGHLPGWLDALVFSGDPGAARTVLDAVASSLITVTALTFSLTVVTLQLASSQFSXXLLRNFTQDLFVQVTLALFLATFTYSLTVLRVVRSKDESISLAFVPRLAVTSSFLLALASVVGLVLFLAHLTRQIRVETMLNNVHVDATQTAAANLXPHGARTTHTPLRPAQPTLILVRTSGFLVRADLGKLLELAHEFDAIISLERVPGEFLVPGXPLASFWRRGDGSFSDPDAIEKLRDRVGHAVSTGPERTAAQDVGYGLRQLTDVANKALSPGINDPTTAVHALGHIASVLVELLAYELGPTTLMDDGAVPXVILARPTFEQYLERAITQPRKYGAADPMVAASLYRLLLDLAWSAPSQHRPVIADQLERLQISVTAQDFDDVERERFSTMHQEVISTLYRPTTNDGVQDT from the coding sequence ATGAAAGGTTCCATCCGCGCAGCAGTCCACGCCGCACGCGACGCTTTCCGCGCCCAGTTGTGGCCGATCCCGCTCATGGGTGTTGTCTTGGCGCTACTGGCTGGCATCCTCCTGCCCTACCTCGACGCTAGCGTCGACGGCCATCTACCCGGCTGGCTTGATGCGCTGGTATTCTCTGGAGATCCTGGGGCAGCACGCACCGTGCTGGATGCTGTTGCAAGTTCACTGATCACCGTCACAGCACTGACCTTCTCCCTCACAGTTGTGACGTTGCAGCTGGCAAGTAGCCAGTTCTCCNCCNGCCTTCTGCGCAACTTTACCCAAGACCTCTTCGTCCAAGTCACGCTGGCACTGTTCCTAGCCACGTTTACCTACTCGCTCACTGTCCTTCGGGTTGTCCGCTCCAAGGACGAGAGCATCAGCCTAGCGTTCGTGCCACGGCTTGCAGTGACCTCCTCCTTCCTTCTGGCGTTAGCAAGCGTGGTTGGGCTTGTGCTCTTCCTTGCGCACCTGACCCGTCAGATCAGGGTCGAGACGATGCTAAATAACGTGCATGTAGATGCGACCCAAACAGCAGCTGCGAATCTCANNCCCCACGGGGCACGGACAACCCACACGCCGTTGCGCCCAGCGCAGCCCACTCTGATACTTGTTCGCACTTCCGGGTTTCTGGTACGGGCGGATCTAGGAAAGCTCCTTGAGCTCGCTCACGAATTCGATGCGATCATCTCACTGGAGCGCGTACCGGGTGAATTCCTCGTGCCAGGGNCTCCGCTGGCCTCGTTCTGGCGGCGAGGAGATGGGAGTTTCAGCGATCCGGACGCTATTGAAAAGTTACGGGATCGGGTGGGGCACGCTGTAAGTACCGGACCGGAGCGTACAGCCGCACAGGACGTTGGTTACGGCTTGCGCCAGCTCACCGACGTCGCCAACAAGGCGCTATCCCCGGGCATCAACGACCCCACTACAGCAGTGCATGCCCTCGGTCACATCGCGAGCGTGCTCGTGGAATTGCTGGCGTATGAGCTGGGCCCCACGACACTCATGGACGACGGCGCAGTTCCCNTGGTTATCCTTGCTCGGCCTACGTTCGAGCAGTACCTTGAGCGCGCAATTACCCAGCCCCGTAAGTATGGAGCAGCGGATCCGATGGTTGCCGCCAGCCTCTACCGGCTGCTTCTGGATCTCGCGTGGAGCGCCCCATCACAACACCGCCCAGTGATCGCAGACCAGCTTGAACGGCTTCAAATCTCCGTCACTGCGCAAGATTTTGACGACGTCGAACGGGAACGTTTCTCCACGATGCACCAAGAAGTGATCAGCACCCTCTACCGGCCAACCACCAACGACGGCGTCCAGGACACTTAG
- a CDS encoding acyl-CoA dehydrogenase: MSQYQPPIADIAFALEHVLRYPDIATLPGFEHADLITVVELLEQCGEFMAQAVAXTNRQGDIQGSTLQPDGTVVTPDGFKEVYQQYVEAGWGSVPLPEEYGGGGFPRTVGLVIQELMTSANMAFSLCXLLTQGAIEALLHYGDDEMKQRYLPXMVSGQWTGTMNLTEPQAGSDVGALTTRAVRNDDGSYAISGQXIFITYGDHDMAEQIVHLVLARTXGAPEGTRGISCFIVPKFLINDDGSXGERNGVHTVSLEHKMGIHASXTCVLSFENATGYLIGEENLGMRIMFVMMNSARLGVGVQGLALAERAYQQSLAYAQDRQQGRATGITSGSSAIIDFPDVRRMLMTQRAYISALRYLMMLDATHVDRSTNDPDPQVRARSXEIVGILTPICKSFGTDLGNELTSLALQIHGGMGFVEETGAAQHMRDVRIAAIYEGTNGIQAADLVGRKLGMRDGASILEFIATMREVESELASAGVEFETIRLELTRQFGALEEATQWMLRTGKSDPNAVLSGSTPYLRMWXLCSGGWMLARAAVAAAKTQDAELAQTQLVLARFYAEQLLPQTAGLLGAATAGSNDLFALDSHQLAGGSHRVRS; encoded by the coding sequence ATGAGCCAATACCAGCCGCCAATTGCAGACATCGCCTTCGCCCTTGAGCATGTTCTTAGATACCCGGACATCGCCACGTTGCCAGGTTTCGAGCACGCTGATCTAATTACAGTCGTAGAACTTCTTGAACAATGCGGAGAGTTCATGGCTCAGGCCGTGGCCNCCACAAACCGCCAAGGCGACATTCAGGGCTCAACACTGCAACCAGATGGCACAGTGGTGACACCGGACGGTTTCAAGGAGGTCTATCAACAGTACGTAGAGGCAGGCTGGGGCTCGGTGCCTTTGCCGGAAGAGTACGGTGGCGGCGGTTTTCCTCGCACAGTAGGCCTGGTGATCCAAGAACTTATGACCAGCGCCAACATGGCCTTCTCGTTATGCNCCCTGCTGACCCAAGGCGCCATCGAAGCTCTGCTGCACTACGGCGATGACGAGATGAAGCAACGTTACCTGCCANAAATGGTCAGTGGACAGTGGACAGGGACCATGAACCTCACCGAGCCCCAGGCCGGCTCGGATGTGGGAGCACTCACCACACGGGCAGTGCGCAACGACGACGGCAGTTACGCCATTAGCGGGCAANAGATCTTCATCACCTATGGTGACCATGACATGGCAGAACAGATTGTTCACCTGGTGCTGGCCCGCACCNCCGGCGCTCCGGAAGGTACCCGCGGGATCTCCTGCTTCATTGTTCCTAAGTTCCTTATCAATGACGACGGCTCCNTGGGTGAACGCAATGGAGTCCACACCGTCTCGTTGGAGCATAAAATGGGCATCCACGCCTCCNCCACTTGTGTACTGTCCTTTGAGAATGCCACCGGTTACCTCATTGGCGAGGAGAACCTCGGAATGCGCATCATGTTTGTCATGATGAACAGTGCACGTCTTGGCGTTGGTGTTCAGGGACTTGCCCTCGCCGAACGCGCCTACCAGCAATCGCTCGCTTATGCCCAAGACAGGCAGCAGGGACGGGCCACCGGCATCACCAGTGGAAGTTCAGCCATCATTGACTTCCCCGATGTTCGGCGGATGCTCATGACCCAACGAGCCTACATATCGGCATTGCGGTACCTCATGATGCTCGATGCCACCCATGTAGATCGCAGTACCAACGACCCGGACCCGCAGGTACGGGCCCGGTCANATGAAATTGTTGGAATCCTGACACCCATTTGCAAGTCATTTGGCACGGATCTGGGCAATGAGCTCACCTCGTTGGCCCTGCAAATCCATGGCGGTATGGGCTTCGTCGAAGAAACAGGTGCGGCCCAGCATATGCGTGATGTGCGCATCGCGGCCATCTATGAGGGCACCAATGGCATCCAAGCGGCCGATCTGGTGGGCCGCAAGCTCGGCATGCGCGACGGCGCATCCATTCTTGAATTCATTGCCACCATGCGCGAGGTCGAATCGGAGCTCGCAAGTGCCGGTGTCGAGTTCGAGACCATCCGGCTGGAACTGACCCGCCAGTTCGGCGCCCTTGAAGAAGCTACTCAGTGGATGCTGCGCACAGGCAAGAGCGACCCGAACGCCGTGCTCTCCGGCTCAACACCGTACTTGCGCATGTGGNGGCTGTGCTCCGGCGGCTGGATGCTTGCCCGCGCAGCCGTGGCAGCTGCCAAGACGCAGGATGCTGAACTGGCGCAAACCCAGCTGGTACTTGCCAGGTTCTATGCCGAACAACTGCTTCCACAGACAGCTGGCCTGCTTGGTGCGGCCACGGCAGGTTCCAATGACTTGTTCGCTTTGGACTCTCACCAACTCGCCGGAGGATCGCACCGGGTCAGGAGTTGA